Proteins from a genomic interval of Asticcacaulis sp. AND118:
- the yajC gene encoding preprotein translocase subunit YajC, producing the protein MPAVRRASTETPVLDTAALIQLLPFVAIFVLMYFLIIRPQQKRAKEHQNQLNAMKRNDTVVLSNGMIGKITRVEETQVMVEIASGVNVPVVKSMVAEVRAKGEPAPANDKAA; encoded by the coding sequence ATGCCTGCCGTCCGGCGGGCCTCAACGGAGACCCCGGTCTTGGATACTGCCGCTCTTATTCAGCTTCTGCCCTTCGTGGCGATCTTCGTCCTGATGTACTTCCTCATCATCCGCCCGCAGCAAAAGCGCGCCAAGGAGCATCAGAACCAGCTCAACGCCATGAAGCGCAACGATACGGTCGTCCTGTCGAACGGCATGATCGGCAAGATCACTCGCGTCGAGGAGACCCAGGTGATGGTTGAAATCGCTTCGGGCGTGAACGTGCCGGTGGTCAAGTCGATGGTCGCCGAAGTCCGCGCCAAGGGCGAGCCGGCTCCGGCCAACGACAAGGCGGCCTGA
- a CDS encoding M23 family metallopeptidase: MRAFKLVSALVLPALTAVGLTACTVTPQTPKYPIYMEQRPATPATQPAPMDTAPAQAEEHTGVQPLGSKGAITTSELPPPPPPPPPANTVATKPTTPAATPAATLPVRDSKAGFVYTLQAKDTLFGVSRRFGVSVQTLYQMNGLTSASVTRIGQKILLPETAKDKGVETYAAGPAPERVKAVVAQADAPKPAVTQPVATQPAAPKPVVAAPTAAKPTVMTPSATPAPAPVKPVETVKALPADTAGIVKLGKGRFVWPYKGNVLVRYGQLAPNVRNDGINIGGPEGADVVAADEGTVVYVGDQVKELGSTVYIKHADGFYTGYSHLGKVNVKANQKIEQGQTIGTLGKTGAVDRPQLHFEIRYTPSSEIAKPFDPILVLP, encoded by the coding sequence ATGCGCGCCTTCAAGCTTGTTTCGGCCCTTGTCCTGCCGGCGCTGACCGCGGTCGGCCTGACGGCGTGCACGGTGACGCCGCAGACTCCGAAATACCCGATCTATATGGAGCAGCGTCCGGCAACCCCGGCGACGCAGCCCGCCCCGATGGATACCGCTCCTGCGCAGGCCGAAGAACACACCGGTGTGCAGCCGCTCGGCTCGAAGGGGGCGATTACCACCAGCGAATTGCCGCCGCCTCCACCCCCGCCGCCGCCCGCCAATACGGTGGCGACAAAACCGACGACGCCTGCGGCCACCCCCGCGGCGACCCTGCCGGTGCGCGACAGCAAGGCCGGATTCGTTTACACGCTTCAGGCCAAGGATACGCTGTTCGGCGTGTCGCGCCGCTTCGGCGTCTCCGTTCAGACCCTGTATCAGATGAACGGCCTGACCTCGGCCTCGGTCACCCGTATCGGCCAGAAGATCCTCCTGCCCGAAACGGCGAAGGACAAGGGCGTCGAAACCTATGCTGCCGGTCCCGCGCCGGAGCGCGTCAAGGCTGTGGTGGCGCAAGCCGATGCGCCCAAGCCCGCGGTCACTCAACCGGTCGCGACCCAACCCGCCGCGCCTAAGCCGGTCGTCGCCGCACCCACCGCCGCCAAGCCGACGGTGATGACGCCCTCTGCGACCCCGGCTCCGGCCCCGGTAAAACCGGTCGAAACCGTCAAGGCGCTTCCGGCCGATACGGCGGGCATTGTCAAGCTGGGTAAGGGCCGTTTCGTCTGGCCGTACAAGGGCAATGTGCTGGTCCGTTACGGCCAACTGGCGCCGAACGTGCGCAATGACGGCATCAATATCGGCGGGCCGGAAGGCGCGGATGTCGTGGCCGCCGATGAAGGCACGGTCGTCTATGTCGGCGATCAGGTAAAGGAGCTGGGCAGCACGGTCTATATCAAGCACGCCGACGGCTTTTATACCGGCTATTCGCACCTCGGTAAGGTCAATGTGAAGGCCAACCAGAAGATCGAGCAGGGCCAGACCATCGGCACGCTGGGCAAGACCGGCGCGGTGGACCGTCCGCAACTGCACTTCGAGATCCGCTATACGCCGTCCTCGGAAATCGCCAAGCCCTTCGATCCGATCCTCGTGCTACCGTAA
- a CDS encoding RNA polymerase sigma factor codes for MNRTRSERARDGSEAAFAALVAEHQQAVRQFLRRLATTPADADDLAQEAFVTAWARLDRLKPGVSFRTFVCGIAWRKAQNDRRRVRRAENRDGAWLSLRTTEETPSHETRLSLDKAMAALPLDMRAVISLCVAEDYSHAEAAEILGLPLGTVKSHIQRGRARLCQLLGVEP; via the coding sequence GTGAACCGGACCCGCAGCGAGCGGGCGCGCGACGGATCGGAAGCGGCCTTCGCGGCGCTGGTGGCCGAGCATCAGCAGGCGGTGCGGCAGTTCCTGCGCCGCCTCGCCACTACGCCGGCCGATGCCGACGATCTGGCGCAGGAGGCGTTTGTGACGGCGTGGGCGCGTCTCGACCGGCTGAAACCCGGCGTGTCGTTCCGCACCTTCGTCTGCGGCATCGCGTGGCGCAAGGCGCAGAACGACCGCCGGCGGGTGCGCCGCGCCGAAAATCGTGACGGCGCGTGGCTGTCGCTGCGGACGACCGAGGAAACGCCTTCGCACGAAACCCGCCTCAGCCTCGACAAGGCCATGGCCGCCCTGCCGCTCGATATGCGGGCGGTCATTTCGCTGTGCGTGGCCGAAGACTACAGCCACGCCGAAGCCGCGGAAATTCTGGGGCTTCCCCTCGGCACGGTAAAATCGCATATTCAGCGCGGACGCGCCCGCCTGTGCCAGCTTCTGGGAGTAGAGCCATGA
- a CDS encoding PAS domain-containing sensor histidine kinase — protein sequence MATEHPGSPGPGSHIFGDSAMAARIRAHDWSNTPLGPLDQWPALLKSTVNTLLASKFPQCLFWGADLLHIYNDGYRRLLGGKPDALGRPMREIWAESWHLLQPMTERIFQGESVFIEDYPLQVQRGTDGMEQAYFTFCYSPVHNEAGGIDGLLDIVVETTRKVIEHRNRQTKLTALAEATSDAIYSMNADWSELRQLSSSRFLNPTTQANPDWLIEYVYAEDRDAVWREVQAALRDQRVFEFSHRVVRADGSLGWTRSRAVPLFDEHGQVQEWFGAAQDITSEKEADENQRQSQKIEAVGQLTSGVAHDFNNLLMVITGGLNLLPRVTDDARRQKILDNMHDAADRGASLTRQMLSFSRRRELRPSPTDIARTMDGMSELLGRALRGDIRIESDFPPDLWPVHVDSSEFELVLINLCVNARDAMPNGGIITIEACNSGEDMVEVSVSDTGTGMSDAVRARVFEPFFTTKDIGAGSGLGLAQAYGFATQSGGHIHIESQPDVGTRVAMRLPRSTETPARATPKAAPPGENAASRGTVLVVEDDKNVATFVSEMLETLGFDALCVESPAAALGALANDRPLTLLFSDIMMPGGLNGVDLAMEVRKRRPALPILLTTGYPEGFQPQADAARIALLPKPYDLNTLDKKVRDVIDNVPRWTFNPKADAAL from the coding sequence ATGGCGACGGAACATCCCGGCTCACCCGGTCCGGGGAGCCATATTTTCGGTGACAGCGCCATGGCGGCTCGTATCCGCGCGCACGATTGGTCCAATACGCCCCTGGGGCCTCTCGACCAGTGGCCGGCCCTGCTCAAATCGACCGTCAACACCCTTCTCGCGTCGAAATTTCCGCAGTGCCTGTTCTGGGGCGCGGACCTGCTGCATATCTATAATGACGGCTATCGCCGGCTTCTGGGCGGCAAGCCGGACGCGCTGGGCCGGCCCATGCGCGAAATATGGGCCGAGTCGTGGCACCTTCTTCAGCCTATGACGGAACGCATATTCCAGGGTGAATCGGTCTTCATCGAAGACTACCCCCTGCAGGTGCAGCGCGGCACGGACGGCATGGAGCAGGCCTATTTCACCTTCTGCTATTCGCCCGTCCATAATGAGGCGGGCGGCATCGACGGCCTGCTCGATATCGTCGTCGAGACCACCAGGAAGGTGATCGAGCACCGTAACCGCCAGACCAAGTTGACGGCGTTGGCCGAAGCCACGTCGGACGCCATCTACAGCATGAATGCCGACTGGTCCGAATTGCGCCAGCTAAGCAGTTCGCGCTTTCTCAATCCGACCACACAGGCCAATCCCGACTGGCTGATCGAATATGTCTATGCGGAGGACCGCGACGCCGTGTGGCGCGAGGTTCAGGCGGCCTTGCGCGACCAGCGGGTTTTCGAATTCAGCCACCGCGTCGTGCGGGCCGACGGGTCGCTGGGCTGGACACGGTCGCGCGCCGTGCCGCTTTTCGACGAGCACGGTCAGGTGCAGGAATGGTTCGGCGCGGCTCAGGACATCACCTCCGAAAAGGAAGCCGACGAAAACCAGCGTCAGAGCCAGAAGATCGAGGCCGTGGGCCAGTTGACCAGCGGCGTGGCCCACGATTTCAACAATCTGCTGATGGTCATAACGGGCGGCCTCAACCTTCTGCCGCGCGTGACGGATGACGCCCGACGGCAGAAAATTCTCGACAACATGCACGACGCGGCGGATCGGGGCGCTTCGCTGACGCGGCAGATGCTGTCCTTCTCACGCCGCCGCGAACTGCGCCCCTCGCCCACCGACATCGCCCGGACGATGGACGGCATGAGCGAACTGCTGGGCCGGGCGTTACGCGGCGACATACGCATCGAAAGCGATTTCCCGCCGGACCTGTGGCCCGTCCATGTCGATTCGTCCGAGTTCGAACTGGTGCTGATCAATCTGTGCGTCAATGCGCGCGACGCCATGCCGAACGGCGGCATCATCACCATAGAGGCGTGCAACAGTGGAGAGGACATGGTCGAGGTGTCGGTTTCCGATACGGGCACCGGCATGTCGGACGCGGTGCGCGCCCGTGTCTTCGAACCCTTCTTCACCACCAAGGACATCGGGGCCGGTTCAGGTCTCGGCCTCGCTCAGGCCTACGGTTTCGCCACCCAGTCGGGCGGTCATATCCATATCGAGTCGCAGCCGGACGTGGGCACCCGCGTGGCGATGCGCCTGCCCCGCTCCACCGAAACGCCTGCCCGCGCAACCCCCAAGGCCGCACCCCCAGGTGAGAATGCGGCGTCGCGCGGCACCGTTCTGGTGGTTGAGGACGACAAGAATGTCGCCACCTTCGTCTCTGAGATGCTGGAAACGCTAGGCTTCGACGCCCTTTGTGTCGAAAGCCCCGCCGCGGCGCTGGGGGCCCTGGCCAATGATCGACCGCTGACGCTGCTGTTTTCAGACATCATGATGCCGGGCGGACTCAACGGCGTCGATCTGGCGATGGAGGTGCGCAAACGGCGACCAGCCCTGCCGATCCTGCTGACGACAGGGTATCCGGAGGGGTTCCAGCCCCAGGCGGACGCCGCCCGCATCGCGCTGCTGCCCAAGCCCTACGACCTCAACACGCTGGATAAAAAGGTCAGGGACGTCATCGATAACGTACCGCGTTGGACTTTCAATCCAAAAGCGGACGCCGCCCTTTAG
- a CDS encoding alpha-L-fucosidase, producing the protein MSITKRELFASATVLGVASRLPAEAADLAQPGFDKISEGTFKPDWKSLQDNYQAPDWFRDAKFGIWAHWGPQCVPEAGDWYARNMYMQGSGAYTHFVKTYGHPADTGFIDLLPKWTAENWNPDDLLDLYTKAGAKYFMAMANHHDNFDMYASRFHDWNSTRIGPKKDIIGIWEKAVRKRGLRFGVSNHSAHAWHWFQTAYGYDAEGPRKGERYDAYKLSAVDGKGKWWEGLDPKSFYGDPVMALPNGFDTITAAHAWHELNDRVWDEKPPLNNPAFTRQWFLRCKDLIDSYKPDMVYFDNFDLPLGQVGLDITAHFYNASAQWNKGKVEGVVNIKPHGPFNGGVVVDVERGSKSEIDERPWQTCTCIGQWHYNRRLYTEKKYLPAADVIHRLCDIISKNGNLLLSVPLRADGSIDSEERRIVEEIAGWMSRFGDAIYGTRPWRIFGEGPTQVGTGMFGERDQKSFTSEDIRFTTKAKALYAIPLGRPAGSVTIKSLNKREQGRVKRVEVVGSRDPLTFRQSPAGLVIDVPPSASHDFGLAFKIFGVL; encoded by the coding sequence ATGTCGATTACCAAGCGCGAGTTGTTCGCAAGTGCCACAGTGCTCGGTGTCGCCTCCCGTTTGCCAGCCGAAGCCGCAGACCTCGCCCAACCTGGTTTTGACAAGATTTCGGAAGGGACGTTCAAGCCCGACTGGAAATCGCTTCAGGACAACTATCAGGCGCCTGACTGGTTTCGCGACGCCAAGTTCGGCATCTGGGCGCACTGGGGACCACAGTGCGTGCCGGAAGCCGGGGATTGGTACGCCCGCAACATGTATATGCAGGGCAGCGGTGCCTACACTCACTTCGTCAAGACCTATGGTCATCCCGCCGATACGGGCTTTATCGACCTTCTGCCGAAATGGACGGCCGAAAACTGGAATCCCGACGATCTCCTGGACCTCTATACCAAGGCCGGCGCTAAGTATTTCATGGCGATGGCCAACCATCACGACAACTTCGACATGTATGCGTCAAGGTTCCACGACTGGAATTCGACACGTATCGGCCCCAAGAAAGATATCATCGGCATATGGGAAAAAGCCGTTCGCAAGCGCGGTCTGCGCTTTGGCGTCTCCAATCACTCCGCCCATGCCTGGCACTGGTTCCAGACAGCCTATGGTTATGATGCCGAAGGTCCGCGCAAAGGCGAGCGCTACGATGCTTACAAACTCAGTGCCGTCGATGGAAAGGGCAAGTGGTGGGAAGGGCTCGATCCTAAATCGTTCTATGGCGACCCGGTTATGGCCTTGCCGAATGGCTTCGACACTATCACCGCCGCCCATGCCTGGCATGAGTTGAACGATCGGGTGTGGGACGAAAAGCCGCCCCTCAACAATCCGGCCTTCACCCGCCAGTGGTTTTTGCGCTGCAAGGATCTGATCGATAGCTACAAACCCGATATGGTCTATTTCGACAATTTCGATCTCCCGCTGGGGCAGGTCGGTCTCGATATAACCGCCCACTTCTACAACGCTTCGGCGCAATGGAACAAAGGCAAGGTCGAAGGTGTGGTGAACATCAAACCGCATGGCCCGTTCAACGGGGGCGTTGTGGTGGATGTGGAGCGTGGCTCAAAATCCGAAATCGACGAGCGGCCCTGGCAAACCTGTACCTGCATCGGGCAGTGGCACTACAACCGCCGCCTCTACACTGAAAAGAAATACCTTCCGGCCGCCGATGTCATCCACCGCCTGTGCGATATCATCTCCAAGAACGGCAACCTACTGCTCAGTGTTCCGCTTCGTGCCGATGGCTCGATCGACTCCGAAGAGCGCCGTATTGTTGAAGAAATCGCCGGCTGGATGTCTCGATTTGGCGACGCGATCTATGGGACGCGGCCCTGGCGGATATTCGGTGAAGGCCCCACACAGGTCGGAACCGGCATGTTCGGCGAACGCGATCAGAAATCTTTCACCAGCGAGGATATCCGCTTCACGACCAAGGCGAAGGCGCTCTACGCTATCCCGCTGGGTCGACCCGCAGGATCGGTAACGATCAAGTCGCTGAATAAACGCGAACAAGGCCGCGTCAAGCGCGTCGAGGTGGTCGGCAGCCGAGATCCGTTGACCTTCCGCCAGAGCCCTGCGGGACTAGTTATCGATGTGCCCCCCAGCGCCAGCCATGACTTCGGCCTGGCTTTCAAAATCTTCGGCGTGCTCTGA
- a CDS encoding DNA gyrase inhibitor YacG, which produces MTERKCAYCRQTYQVADQTLPNAAKDYSPFCSKRCADADLMHWLKGEYVIGGTGALAAEAVEEGEDRPGSDLSSPFDDEDAV; this is translated from the coding sequence ATGACCGAACGTAAATGCGCCTATTGCCGCCAGACCTATCAGGTCGCCGATCAGACCCTTCCCAATGCGGCGAAGGACTATTCCCCCTTTTGCTCAAAGCGCTGCGCGGACGCCGACCTGATGCACTGGCTGAAAGGCGAATATGTCATCGGCGGGACCGGCGCGCTGGCCGCCGAAGCCGTTGAAGAGGGCGAGGATAGACCGGGTTCTGACTTATCCTCACCTTTTGACGACGAAGACGCGGTTTGA
- a CDS encoding ribonuclease E/G, with protein sequence MRLYSEQRFGLVRACVARDGQPLLYAEGYALDPSLTLWGTRSVARLSAKSGRIGFLKLADGQEAMTDLSDPDAINEGAALEIEIAAEARADKLPRARLIGMADGPLRRLSGPLPLIERLKSQARRLIDPQAVFEAAEDPDALDIAEAQAIHPSFDLPGGGYLSIEPTRALIACDIDMGGAGEGMIHTPRQAAKRLNEVAVAEVARRVRLSNLAGLVVVDLIGNKHNGEKLTGLVRDAFLAESPAIACGPITRFGILEFSRPWGARPHGEDTPLKAARRLLWRAVAEARSDAGGRLKLRAPGPVADLVRQCLKDSLDPLTPRLSVETASVTEVVPVR encoded by the coding sequence TTGAGGCTCTACAGCGAACAGCGCTTCGGTCTGGTCCGCGCCTGCGTGGCGCGCGACGGCCAGCCGCTGCTCTATGCCGAAGGCTATGCGCTTGATCCGTCCCTGACCCTGTGGGGCACGCGCTCCGTAGCGCGACTGAGCGCCAAGTCCGGGCGCATCGGCTTCCTCAAACTGGCTGACGGTCAGGAGGCCATGACCGACCTCAGCGATCCGGACGCCATCAACGAAGGCGCAGCGCTGGAGATCGAAATCGCCGCGGAGGCCCGCGCGGACAAGCTGCCGCGCGCGCGCCTGATCGGGATGGCCGACGGCCCGCTGCGTCGTCTGTCCGGGCCTCTGCCGCTGATCGAACGCCTCAAGTCGCAGGCCCGCCGCCTGATCGATCCGCAGGCCGTATTCGAAGCCGCCGAAGATCCCGACGCGCTCGACATCGCGGAAGCGCAGGCCATCCATCCCAGCTTCGATCTGCCCGGCGGCGGTTATCTGTCGATTGAGCCGACGCGCGCCCTGATCGCTTGCGACATCGATATGGGCGGGGCGGGCGAGGGGATGATCCACACGCCGCGTCAGGCCGCCAAGCGCCTCAATGAGGTGGCGGTTGCGGAGGTGGCCCGCCGCGTGCGCCTGTCCAATCTGGCCGGGCTGGTGGTGGTCGATCTGATCGGCAACAAGCACAATGGCGAGAAACTGACCGGGCTGGTGCGCGACGCCTTTCTCGCCGAAAGTCCTGCCATAGCCTGCGGACCCATCACGCGCTTCGGGATCCTCGAATTCAGCCGCCCCTGGGGCGCACGACCGCACGGTGAAGACACGCCGCTGAAGGCCGCAAGGCGGCTTCTGTGGCGGGCCGTGGCCGAGGCGCGCTCCGATGCGGGCGGGCGACTGAAACTGCGCGCGCCGGGGCCGGTAGCCGATCTGGTGCGTCAGTGCCTGAAGGACAGTCTCGATCCCCTGACGCCGCGTCTGAGCGTTGAGACGGCCTCCGTCACCGAGGTTGTTCCGGTCCGCTAA